One stretch of Nocardia mangyaensis DNA includes these proteins:
- a CDS encoding ABC transporter permease, which yields MIQAFPPVRRAVLPLVALPAVVIAALPLVYTVLRGTDRGWESLWRYVGSARTAELAGNTFTLLAAVTAASVVLGTGAAFLLARTDIALPRVFLPLLAMPLAIPSYVAAFSWLTHVPGLAGFAGSWLVLTASNTPLVLLPVYAALRAADHAPEEVARSLGAGPLRAFATVTVAQIRLPLLAGALLGALYVLNDYGAVAMMRYETFTKGIDYAYNASFDRTAANVISLVLVAVALVFAAGESLARGKTANRVGSGSARTASVLRLGTARVPALLALSALVAVSVLMPLGGLLPWLFGHTTGALDIPEILSALGNTVTFAGAAALLTVLIALPVGIMAARSRGPFARSIELAAYAGYALPGISVGLALVYFGINTMPAWYGHGQLVVLAYIALFLPISIGATRAAIAASGPQFEQVARSLGSNGLSTTARVTVPLAAPGILAGAALVFVSCAKELPATLLLQPAGQNTLALELWKHTEVVQYTQAAWYGLILVVVAVLPTIALQRIVGGTPVAAVRVDSEASR from the coding sequence ATGATCCAGGCCTTTCCGCCAGTGCGACGAGCGGTACTGCCGCTCGTCGCGCTGCCCGCGGTGGTGATCGCCGCGCTCCCCCTGGTGTACACAGTGCTGCGCGGCACCGACCGGGGGTGGGAGTCGTTGTGGCGCTATGTCGGTTCGGCGCGTACCGCCGAACTCGCGGGCAACACGTTCACCCTGCTCGCCGCGGTGACGGCGGCCTCGGTCGTGCTCGGCACCGGCGCGGCATTCCTACTGGCGCGCACCGATATTGCGCTGCCGCGGGTGTTCCTGCCGCTGCTCGCGATGCCGCTGGCGATCCCGTCCTATGTGGCCGCGTTCTCCTGGCTCACCCATGTCCCTGGACTGGCCGGGTTCGCCGGGTCCTGGCTGGTGTTGACCGCGAGCAACACGCCGCTGGTGTTGCTGCCGGTGTACGCCGCCCTGCGCGCCGCGGATCACGCGCCGGAGGAGGTGGCCCGCTCGCTCGGCGCCGGACCGCTGCGCGCCTTCGCCACGGTGACCGTTGCGCAGATCCGGCTTCCGCTGCTGGCCGGCGCGCTACTCGGCGCGCTCTACGTGCTCAACGACTACGGCGCGGTCGCCATGATGCGCTACGAAACCTTCACCAAGGGCATCGATTACGCCTACAACGCCAGTTTCGACCGCACTGCGGCCAATGTGATCAGCCTCGTGCTCGTCGCGGTCGCGCTGGTCTTCGCCGCCGGGGAATCGCTGGCGCGCGGAAAGACCGCGAACAGGGTCGGCTCCGGCAGCGCCCGGACCGCGAGCGTTCTGCGGCTCGGCACCGCTCGGGTGCCCGCGCTGCTGGCACTGTCGGCGCTGGTCGCGGTGTCGGTGCTGATGCCGCTGGGCGGACTGCTGCCCTGGCTGTTCGGACACACCACCGGGGCGCTCGACATCCCCGAAATACTGTCCGCCCTTGGCAATACCGTCACCTTCGCCGGCGCGGCCGCGCTGCTGACGGTACTCATCGCCCTCCCGGTCGGGATCATGGCCGCCCGCTCCCGCGGCCCGTTCGCGCGATCGATCGAACTGGCCGCCTACGCCGGGTACGCGCTGCCTGGCATCTCAGTGGGCCTGGCGCTGGTGTACTTCGGCATCAACACCATGCCCGCTTGGTACGGACACGGGCAGCTGGTGGTGCTGGCCTATATCGCACTGTTCCTGCCGATCTCGATCGGCGCGACCCGGGCCGCGATCGCCGCGTCGGGACCGCAGTTCGAGCAGGTCGCCCGATCACTGGGCAGCAACGGTCTCAGCACGACGGCCAGGGTGACCGTGCCGCTGGCCGCGCCGGGCATTCTGGCCGGCGCCGCACTGGTTTTCGTGAGCTGCGCCAAGGAACTCCCGGCCACGCTCCTCCTGCAACCCGCCGGACAGAACACCCTCGCACTGGAGCTGTGGAAACACACCGAGGTCGTGCAGTACACCCAGGCGGCCTGGTACGGCTTGATCCTGGTCGTCGTCGCGGTGCTGCCGACCATCGCGTTGCAGCGCATCGTGGGCGGGACTCCGGTCGCGGCGGTGCGCGTCGACAGCGAGGCGTCGCGGTGA
- a CDS encoding extracellular solute-binding protein: MNRVLIRLAALGAVVALGGAACSSDSDDTATGDPSATVAADCDNIGDPNVVTVYSGRAEKLVKPLLDQVDESILGPGVTIEAFYDQKPVKILEEGTRSPADVWFGQDAGELGALAEHGYLGTLPDSVTSLVPAAYVDSDRRWTATTLRSRVLAYDPKQVSEADLPSGIDALVEDAEPGTIGYAPTNASWKSFVTALRVLRGEDGAREWLTKFKDAQPVEFAKNGAVLDAVNQGEVKFGLINHYYWFMQTDSMGADNVNAKIHYFKGDTEPGALVNIAAAGILTCSNSTEAAGKLVQFLLSEQSQQYFADETGEYPVLEGVQSKHALPALTDLDPPTIDLNQLESVEATEALLREVGLLK, translated from the coding sequence ATGAATCGTGTACTGATCCGTCTCGCCGCCCTCGGCGCGGTGGTCGCCCTCGGTGGCGCCGCCTGCTCCAGCGATTCCGACGACACCGCCACCGGCGATCCCTCGGCGACCGTCGCCGCCGACTGCGACAACATCGGTGATCCGAACGTCGTCACCGTGTACTCCGGCCGCGCCGAGAAGCTGGTGAAGCCGCTGCTGGACCAGGTCGACGAGAGCATCCTCGGCCCCGGTGTCACGATCGAGGCCTTCTACGACCAGAAGCCGGTGAAGATCCTCGAGGAGGGCACGCGTAGCCCCGCCGATGTCTGGTTCGGGCAGGACGCGGGTGAACTGGGCGCCCTGGCCGAGCACGGCTACCTCGGTACCCTGCCCGACAGCGTGACCAGCCTCGTCCCGGCCGCCTACGTCGACTCCGACAGGCGCTGGACCGCGACCACGCTGCGTTCGCGCGTGCTCGCCTATGACCCGAAGCAGGTTTCCGAGGCCGACCTGCCGTCGGGCATCGACGCGCTCGTCGAGGACGCCGAGCCCGGCACGATCGGCTATGCCCCGACGAACGCCTCCTGGAAGAGCTTCGTCACCGCCCTGCGTGTCCTGCGCGGCGAGGACGGCGCCCGCGAATGGCTGACCAAGTTCAAGGACGCGCAGCCGGTGGAGTTCGCCAAGAACGGCGCGGTGCTCGACGCCGTCAACCAGGGCGAGGTGAAGTTCGGCCTGATCAACCACTACTACTGGTTCATGCAGACCGACTCGATGGGCGCGGACAATGTCAACGCGAAGATCCATTACTTCAAGGGTGACACCGAGCCTGGCGCGCTGGTGAACATCGCCGCCGCCGGAATCCTGACCTGCTCCAACAGCACCGAGGCCGCGGGCAAGCTGGTGCAGTTCCTGCTCTCGGAGCAGTCCCAGCAGTACTTCGCCGATGAGACCGGCGAGTACCCGGTGCTCGAGGGCGTGCAGTCCAAGCACGCGCTGCCCGCGCTGACCGACCTCGACCCGCCGACCATCGACCTGAACCAGCTCGAATCCGTGGAAGCCACCGAGGCGTTGCTGCGCGAGGTCGGACTGCTCAAGTGA
- a CDS encoding SDR family NAD(P)-dependent oxidoreductase: protein MEISGSAAIVTGGASGLGAATAKRLADAGATVFGLDVPQSIERAGDSVPAGVTLIAADVTSGDEVAAAIATITGGPAPLRIVVNCAGVGWAGRILSKNGPHDLELFRTVITVNLLGTFNVMRLAADAIAKTEPVDEYGQRGVVVNTASVAAFEGQVGQIAYSASKGGVHGMTVPAARDLAQFGIRVNTIAPGIIDTPMLAGVTEEYRKGLEAGVPFPSRLGRPDEYAQLVEYIAAHDYLNGETIRMDGALRMAPR from the coding sequence GTGGAGATTTCAGGTTCCGCTGCCATCGTCACCGGAGGCGCGTCCGGCCTCGGTGCCGCCACCGCCAAGCGTCTCGCCGACGCGGGCGCCACTGTCTTCGGTCTGGATGTCCCCCAGTCCATCGAGCGCGCGGGCGACAGCGTCCCCGCCGGCGTCACCCTGATCGCGGCCGACGTGACCAGCGGCGACGAGGTCGCGGCCGCGATCGCCACGATCACCGGTGGCCCCGCCCCGCTGCGCATCGTGGTCAACTGCGCCGGTGTCGGCTGGGCCGGTCGCATCCTGTCCAAGAACGGCCCGCACGATCTGGAGCTGTTCCGCACGGTCATCACCGTGAACCTGCTCGGCACCTTCAACGTGATGCGCCTGGCCGCCGACGCGATCGCCAAGACCGAGCCGGTCGACGAGTACGGTCAGCGCGGCGTGGTCGTCAACACCGCCTCGGTCGCGGCGTTCGAGGGTCAGGTCGGCCAGATCGCCTACTCGGCGTCCAAGGGTGGCGTGCACGGCATGACCGTGCCCGCCGCGCGTGACCTGGCGCAGTTCGGCATCCGGGTGAACACCATCGCCCCCGGCATCATCGACACCCCGATGCTGGCCGGTGTCACCGAGGAGTACCGCAAGGGCCTAGAGGCGGGCGTCCCGTTCCCGTCGCGCCTGGGTCGTCCGGATGAGTACGCGCAGCTGGTCGAGTACATCGCGGCGCACGACTACCTCAACGGCGAGACCATCCGGATGGATGGCGCGCTGCGGATGGCGCCGCGGTAG